ATGCCTTTAACGCTTGCGCCATTAACCGGCGATCGCGCGGCCATCATCCGCACTATCGCTGAACAGATCAAATTCCCGGCGGCCAGCGCCGAACGCCTGCCGTTCCGCATCACTGCCGATGCGCTGGAGCAGGCGCTGCTGGCGACCGAGAACGCCTTTTAAACGCCTCACTTTTATTTACCAGGACAAATTCATGGCTACTTCACAACAACAACGCCACATCCGCTTAGGTCTTTTTGTTCAACCGGTCGGACAACACGTCAGCGGCTGGCGTTTGACGGAAAAGCTCGGCGATCCTACCGACATTGACTGGCTCATCACCCTCGCGAAAAAGGCCGAAGCCGGTAAATTCGATCTGTTCTTCGTCGGCGATGCGCTGGCAACCAGCATGTATCGTTTGCCTTCAACCATGGCGCGTCTGGAACCGCTGACCATGCTTTCGGCGCTGGCAGTAAATACCAAGCGCATTGGCCTGGCGGCAACGGCGTCCACCACCTTCAGCGATCCGTTCACCATGGCGCGCAGCTTCTCTTCGCTGGACCATATCAGCCGCGGGCGCGCAGCCTGGAACGTGGTCACCTCGTTCTCTACCGATGTGGCGCGTAACTTTAGCCGCAGCGATATGCCGAACCATGCTGAGCGCTATGCGCGCGCACGTGAATTCCTTGAAGTGGCGGAAAAACTGTGGGCCGGCTGGGAAGAGGGTGCTGTGCAGCCCAATAAGGAGACGGGCAGCTACTTTGTAGATGAGAAAATTCAGCCGATTAATCACCAGGGAGAACATTTCCAGGTGCAAGGCCCGCTGAATATCACCCGTTCACCGCAAGGTCGTCCGGTGATCATTGAAGCGGGTTCGTCTGCGGATGGTCAGAAACTGGCTGCTGAAACGGCAGAAGTGATCTTCACCGCGTCGGCCAGTCTGGAAGAGGCACAAACCTTCTATCGCTCGCAGAAGGATCAGGTGATTGCAGCCGGTCGTAATCCCGACCACGTAGTGATCATGCCGGGTGTCATGCCGATTGTTGGCCGCACGCGAGAAGAAGCTAAAGCGCTGTGGAAAGAACTCAATACGCTGGTGGATATCGAAAATGGTCTGCGTCAGCTGTCGCTGCGTTTCAGCATGGATCTCAGCCAGTTCCCGCTGGATGGTCCGGTGCCGGAAGTGCCGCTGGGTGAAGGTAATCAGAGTCGCGTCAAATTGATGACGGACATGGCGAAGCGTGAAAATCTGACCCTGCGCGAGCTGGCTGCGGTGGCAGCAGGATCACGCGGACATCGTGTAATTGTCGGTACCGCAGAAGACATCGCCGATGATTTCGAGTTGTGGCTGAAAGAGGGCGGTGCCGATGGCTTCAATATCATGCCGGCCATTATGTCCGAGCAGCTCGACCTGTTCGTCGAATTGGTGATCCCGGAACTGCGCCGTCGCGGTCTGTTCCGCGAGGATTACGCGTTCGCCACGCTGCGCGAAAACCTCGGTTTGCCGGCGGTTTAACCCTTCAGGAGCAACACATGGTCACCTTATCGAAGCGTGTGCAGTCCGTGTCGCTCTCGGCTAATGCGGCGGCGCGGCAACTGACGCGCCAGCTGAAAGAGCAGGGCGTGGATATTCTCGATCTCACCACCGGTGAGCCCGATTTCGATACGCCGTCGCACATTCGTCAGGCGGCGGTGGCGGCGATGGAAGCGGGTGAAACCCGCTACACGCCCACCAACGGCACTGCACCGCTGCGCAAGGCGGTGCAGGCCAAATTACACAATGAAAATCGGCTCGATTATGAACTGGGACAGATTTGCATCGCCAACGGCGCCAAGCAGATCATCTTCAACGCTTTTGCCGCCACGCTGAATGAAGGCGATGAGGTGATTGTGCCGGTGCCCTATTGGCCGACCTTTCCAGATAGCGTGCGGTTCAACGGCGGCGAAGCGGTTCTCTTAACCTGCCCGCTCGAGCAGCATTACAAACTGCAGCCGCAGCAGCTGGCACAGGCGATCACGACGAAAACTCGCTGGCTGGTACTTAACAATCCGGGCAATCCATCAGGCATGGCCTACAGCGCCGAAGAATTGACCGCGTTGGCGACGGTACTGCGCGATCATCCCGATGTGTTGATCATGCTGGATGAGCTTTACGAGCATATTCTGTTCGATGGTCGTGAACATGTTAGTTTGATGCACGTGGCGCCCGATTTAGTTGATCGCATTCTGCTGGTAGGCGGTGCGTCCAAAACCTACGCCATGACCGGCTGGCGCATTGGCTTCGGCGCGGGCCCTAAAGCGTTGATTGATGCCATGGTGGTCGTTCAGTCGCAAAACAGTTCTGGCGCGAGCGCCATCAGCCAGGCCGCTGCGGCGGCGGCATTCAATGGCGGGCTGGATTTCCTTACGCCGCAACGTGAAGCTTATCAGGATCGTCGTGATGCGATAATGGCGTTACTCAAACCGCTGGCAGAGATTGAAGTATTAAATCCGGACGGTGCGTTCTTTATCTTCTGTCGCTGCGCCGGTTTGCTCGGCAAAACACGTCCAGATGGTCAGAAGATTGAGAGCGAGCAGGATGTGCTGAATTATCTGCTGGAAAGCGGCGTGTCCGGCGTAGCGGGCAGCGCTTACGGTTTATCACCGTATTTCCGTTTGTCGATTGCCACCGATATTGACACGGTGCGTGAAGCGGGGCGGAGAATTGCGCACGCTTGCGCCGTTCTGAAATAGGTCCATGTTCATCGCGCGGGTGTTAAATAGCAGCGCTCTATTATAAGAGCGCAAAAAGTCGCACCGCTCCGGAGAAACAATAGGTGGACAATGACGTCCACCTAATTAATTCAGATTAGAAAATCATCCAGCGAACCGCCCGCATCAAGGGCTGCTTTAATCGGCGATGGCGTGCGGCCCTGGCCGGTCCACAGCTTTTCCTTACCCTGTTCGTCGATAAATTTATACTTCGCGGGACGCGGCGCACGTTTAGCTTTCGCTTTCGTTGCCTGCGGGGTTAATTGCGCAAGGTCATTAATATCGATGCCATCCTTTAGCAACATCTCTTTATACTGCGCCAGTTTCTGTTCTTTTTCGCGCTGTGCGGCATTCTCTGCGGCGACTTCTTCGCGGCGCTCTGCCACTACCACGGAAAGTTTTTCCAGTACTTCATCTAATACGGCAATATCAATATCACGCGCCTGAGCACGTAGCGTACGAATATTGTTCAACGCAATAAGTGCATCGCTCATGAATAAATCCTTATTATTGGTCTAAGAGGTATGAATCAGGTATTCTACGAGACTTTAAACCAAATTAAAATAATTTCATGCAGGCAGAATTGTCCGGAAAATAAGATAGCATCAGAAATGTCTTTATATTTTTCATTATTTAGCAAGGTTATTGTATTTATTATCGCCGAAATGTATCAGCCTAAGAATAATAGAGGGGCGTTTACTTCGCATTTTACGGCGCTCTACGAACAGCACGTTGCTTGTCAGCCAAGGCGGCTGTGTTTATTGCTACGCCACTAACCGTTCTGGTACGGCCATTCATTCCTGTGCTTCCCGCCGGTTGGGCATCCAGAAACTGTTCTTTTTCACGGAGTTGCTGATAACGCTAACGGAATGATTCCGGAAAGTAACCTACCTCAATTATTACTCGTTGACGCATAAGGCTTTTATCTAAGTGTAAAAGTGTCAGTTAACCGGTAACAATTTCTTGCATTGCAAACCTTAATGCGTATATTTCTCATTTGCTTTCTTAACGGCATCCTTACTGTTCTTCGTTCCGCAGACGCTGCGATGCCGAAAAAAATAACGATAAGTTGATTGAGGAATCGTATGTCTTTCGAAGATTTGCGCGTCAGGAAACCCGGCAGTGTGCCTCAGCGTGCGCTGCGTCTCTCTTTACTGGCTATGTTGATTGCGTCGGGTATCGCGCAAGCAGCGGAATCCACCCCTCCCGAACAGACTCTGAACGTTGATGCCAGCGCCAGCGCGGATCAGCAAGAGCAGGCCGCCAAAGATTACAGCGTTCCCGTGACGCGTGCCGGTACCAAAATGGCGCTGACCGCGCGCGATATTCCGCAATCGGTTTCGATTGTTAGCAAGCAGCGGATGGAAGATCAGCAGCTGCAATCGCTGAATGATGTGTTGTCGAATACCACCGGCATTCACGGCGTCTCGAGTGATATGGATCGCACCAACTACTATTCGCGCGGTTTTATGATCGACAACTACATGGTCGATGGCATCCCAACCGCCTTCGCTTCGCGCTGGAATCTGGGCGATGCGCAGAGCGATATGGCGCTGTATGAACGCGTTGAAGTGGTTCGCGGCGCCACAGGTTTGCTAACCGGACCGGGCAATCCCTCCGCTTCAATCAACATGGTGCGCAAGCACGCCGATAGCAAAGCGTTCACCGGCAGTGTTTCTGCCAGCTACGGCAGCTGGAATAAGCAGCGTTACGTTGCGGACCTCTCTGCGCCGCTGTCGCCAGAAGGTAACGTGCGTGGACGCCTGGTGACGGGCTATGAAGACAAAAACAGCTTTATCGAACGCTATGGCGCAGACAAGAAGTTCGTCTATGGCGTAGTCGATGCCGATCTGACCGATGCCACGAAATTGTCGGTAGGCTATGAGTTCAGCCAGGTGAATACCGATTCGCCAATGTGGGGTGGTTCACCCCGCTGGTATACCGACGGCTCGCAGGTGAAACTGCGCCGTGGTTATAACACCGCGCCGGATTGGGCTTATAACAATAAAGAAAACAATAAAGTCTTTATTAACCTGCAGCAAA
The sequence above is a segment of the Candidatus Pantoea floridensis genome. Coding sequences within it:
- a CDS encoding LLM class flavin-dependent oxidoreductase; amino-acid sequence: MATSQQQRHIRLGLFVQPVGQHVSGWRLTEKLGDPTDIDWLITLAKKAEAGKFDLFFVGDALATSMYRLPSTMARLEPLTMLSALAVNTKRIGLAATASTTFSDPFTMARSFSSLDHISRGRAAWNVVTSFSTDVARNFSRSDMPNHAERYARAREFLEVAEKLWAGWEEGAVQPNKETGSYFVDEKIQPINHQGEHFQVQGPLNITRSPQGRPVIIEAGSSADGQKLAAETAEVIFTASASLEEAQTFYRSQKDQVIAAGRNPDHVVIMPGVMPIVGRTREEAKALWKELNTLVDIENGLRQLSLRFSMDLSQFPLDGPVPEVPLGEGNQSRVKLMTDMAKRENLTLRELAAVAAGSRGHRVIVGTAEDIADDFELWLKEGGADGFNIMPAIMSEQLDLFVELVIPELRRRGLFREDYAFATLRENLGLPAV
- a CDS encoding aminotransferase class I/II-fold pyridoxal phosphate-dependent enzyme, with amino-acid sequence MVTLSKRVQSVSLSANAAARQLTRQLKEQGVDILDLTTGEPDFDTPSHIRQAAVAAMEAGETRYTPTNGTAPLRKAVQAKLHNENRLDYELGQICIANGAKQIIFNAFAATLNEGDEVIVPVPYWPTFPDSVRFNGGEAVLLTCPLEQHYKLQPQQLAQAITTKTRWLVLNNPGNPSGMAYSAEELTALATVLRDHPDVLIMLDELYEHILFDGREHVSLMHVAPDLVDRILLVGGASKTYAMTGWRIGFGAGPKALIDAMVVVQSQNSSGASAISQAAAAAAFNGGLDFLTPQREAYQDRRDAIMALLKPLAEIEVLNPDGAFFIFCRCAGLLGKTRPDGQKIESEQDVLNYLLESGVSGVAGSAYGLSPYFRLSIATDIDTVREAGRRIAHACAVLK
- a CDS encoding H-NS family histone-like protein; protein product: MSDALIALNNIRTLRAQARDIDIAVLDEVLEKLSVVVAERREEVAAENAAQREKEQKLAQYKEMLLKDGIDINDLAQLTPQATKAKAKRAPRPAKYKFIDEQGKEKLWTGQGRTPSPIKAALDAGGSLDDFLI